One window from the genome of Alistipes sp. ZOR0009 encodes:
- the bcp gene encoding thioredoxin-dependent thiol peroxidase has protein sequence MAALQIGDVAPHFEGRDQNGEKISLSDFKGKRLILYFYPKDNTPGCTDEACSLRNGWEQLKAQGFEVVGVSADSEESHKKFIAKHSLPFTLVADTDKVILEAYNAWGEKSMYGKKYMGVIRKTYVIDGNGIIEQIFEKVKVKSHDQQILDAYKK, from the coding sequence ATGGCAGCACTACAAATAGGAGATGTAGCTCCTCATTTCGAGGGACGCGATCAGAACGGAGAAAAGATTAGCTTGAGTGACTTCAAGGGGAAGCGTTTAATTCTGTACTTTTATCCCAAAGATAACACCCCTGGATGTACCGACGAAGCGTGCAGCCTGCGCAACGGATGGGAGCAACTCAAAGCTCAAGGTTTTGAGGTGGTTGGCGTAAGCGCCGATTCCGAGGAGTCGCATAAAAAATTCATAGCAAAGCATAGCCTTCCTTTTACGCTGGTTGCCGATACCGACAAGGTAATTCTGGAGGCTTACAACGCTTGGGGTGAAAAGAGCATGTACGGTAAGAAGTACATGGGGGTTATCCGAAAAACTTACGTGATTGACGGCAACGGGATCATCGAGCAAATTTTTGAAAAGGTAAAGGTGAAGAGTCACGATCAGCAGATTTTAGACGCGTACAAAAAATAA
- the recA gene encoding recombinase RecA, which yields MTAVKQEINKDKLKALQATIDKIEKDFGKGAIMKMGDKPTQDVPVISSGSIGLDVALGIGGYPRGRVIEIYGPESSGKTTLAIHAIAEAQKAGGIAAIIDAEHAFDRFYAEKLGVDVETLLISQPDNGEQALEIADHLIRSGAIDIVVIDSVAALTPKAEIEGDMGENKVGLQARLMSQALRKLTATISKTNTTCIFINQLREKIGVMFGNPETTTGGNALKFYASVRIDIRKSTQIKDGEDATGTRAKVKIIKNKMAPPFRKAEFDIMYGEGISKIGEIIDLGVEYEIVKKSGSWFSYGDTKLGQGRDAVKQLLSDNPELAEELEGKIRAALTTV from the coding sequence ATGACCGCTGTAAAACAAGAAATTAACAAGGACAAGCTAAAAGCACTTCAGGCGACCATTGATAAAATTGAGAAGGATTTTGGTAAGGGGGCTATCATGAAGATGGGCGATAAGCCTACTCAAGATGTTCCAGTTATCTCTTCTGGTTCTATTGGCTTGGATGTCGCTCTGGGTATCGGTGGATATCCTCGCGGACGTGTGATCGAAATATACGGGCCAGAGTCATCTGGTAAGACAACGCTTGCCATTCATGCTATTGCCGAGGCTCAAAAAGCAGGAGGTATTGCTGCCATTATTGATGCCGAGCATGCTTTCGACCGTTTTTATGCCGAGAAGCTGGGCGTTGATGTGGAAACGTTGCTAATCTCTCAACCCGACAATGGAGAGCAGGCCTTGGAAATAGCCGATCACCTAATCCGTTCTGGAGCAATTGATATTGTGGTAATCGACTCTGTTGCGGCACTTACCCCTAAAGCTGAAATTGAGGGGGACATGGGCGAAAATAAGGTTGGCTTACAGGCTCGTTTGATGTCTCAGGCGCTTCGTAAGCTAACGGCAACTATTAGCAAAACCAACACGACCTGTATTTTTATCAACCAGCTGCGCGAAAAGATTGGCGTTATGTTTGGTAACCCCGAAACAACTACAGGGGGTAATGCGCTTAAGTTCTATGCTTCCGTGCGTATTGATATCCGTAAGAGCACCCAAATCAAGGATGGTGAGGATGCTACGGGTACGCGCGCTAAGGTGAAGATTATTAAGAATAAGATGGCTCCACCTTTCCGTAAAGCCGAGTTCGACATCATGTACGGCGAAGGTATTTCGAAGATTGGTGAAATTATCGACCTTGGTGTGGAGTATGAAATTGTGAAGAAAAGCGGCTCGTGGTTTAGCTACGGCGACACTAAGTTGGGACAAGGACGCGATGCGGTTAAGCAGCTGCTAAGCGATAACCCCGAGTTGGCCGAAGAGCTCGAAGGAAAAATACGTGCAGCCCTTACTACGGTGTAG
- a CDS encoding ABC-F family ATP-binding cassette domain-containing protein — MISINNVTVSFGGTDLFSGISFMINKRDRIGLVGRNGAGKSTLLKVILGERQPDGGVIAIPSEVTIGYLPQQMKVNDTRSVVEETLTAFEHLKALERELEELTTLIASREDYESDEYAKLCSRLSDANEHYHMLGGGNQEGEAEQALLGLGFKREELERPTSTFSGGWRMRIELAKLLLRRPSVLLLDEPTNHLDIESIQWLEAYLKDYPGALVLISHDRVFLDNVTDRTIEISLGKVYDYKTSYSHYVELRKERREQQLAAYTNQQKQIADTEEFIERFRYKATKSNQVQSRIKQLEKLDIIEVDDEDNSRLNIKFPPAPRSGQVVVETKELGKSFGEKHVFSGANIVVERGEKVALVGRNGEGKSTLAKILMGEHPKTRGEYALGHNVKIGYFAQNEADVMDGNITVYDTLEHVAVGDIRTRLRDILGAFLFRGEEADKKVMVLSGGERSRLAMARLMLEPHNLLILDEPTNHMDMRSKDILKQSLLDYDGTLLVVSHDREFLDGLVSKVYEFRDGVVKEHLGGIQEFLSKRKMERLQELERKATPLQSGKNDGGVSDGKQSYLEKKELDRQIRKAENLVASIEKQVEELEEAVARMDEMFSNPSDHNIDPSDPELFKKYNALKKSIEEKMYEWEIAHEELEGLKG; from the coding sequence ATGATATCTATCAATAATGTAACCGTTTCGTTTGGGGGAACCGACCTCTTTTCGGGCATATCCTTTATGATTAACAAGCGCGACCGTATTGGTCTTGTTGGTCGTAATGGTGCCGGTAAGTCTACCTTGCTAAAGGTAATTCTCGGCGAGCGCCAGCCCGATGGAGGGGTGATTGCTATACCCAGCGAGGTTACCATCGGATATCTACCTCAGCAGATGAAGGTGAACGATACCCGATCGGTGGTGGAGGAGACGCTAACGGCTTTTGAACACCTGAAGGCCTTAGAGCGAGAGCTCGAGGAGCTGACAACCCTCATTGCTTCGAGAGAGGATTATGAGAGTGATGAATACGCTAAGCTGTGCAGCCGGTTATCCGATGCCAACGAGCATTACCATATGCTTGGTGGAGGTAACCAGGAAGGCGAGGCAGAGCAGGCTCTTCTTGGTTTAGGTTTTAAGCGAGAGGAACTCGAGCGCCCTACATCGACTTTTAGCGGAGGATGGCGCATGCGCATAGAGCTAGCCAAGCTGCTGCTACGCCGCCCGTCGGTGCTGCTGCTTGATGAGCCCACCAACCACCTCGATATTGAGTCTATCCAATGGTTGGAAGCCTACCTGAAGGATTATCCTGGCGCGCTGGTGTTAATTTCGCACGACCGTGTTTTTCTGGATAATGTGACCGACCGAACCATCGAAATATCGTTGGGTAAGGTGTACGACTATAAAACGTCTTACAGCCACTATGTGGAGCTGCGCAAGGAGCGCCGCGAGCAGCAGTTGGCGGCCTACACCAACCAGCAAAAGCAGATTGCCGACACAGAGGAGTTTATAGAGCGTTTCCGCTACAAGGCTACCAAAAGTAACCAGGTGCAGAGCCGCATTAAGCAGCTCGAAAAGCTCGATATTATAGAGGTAGACGACGAGGATAACTCCCGTTTGAACATCAAATTTCCGCCAGCACCCCGATCGGGACAGGTGGTGGTGGAAACCAAGGAGCTAGGTAAGAGCTTCGGCGAGAAGCACGTTTTTAGCGGAGCCAATATTGTGGTGGAGCGCGGAGAAAAGGTGGCGCTCGTTGGCCGTAATGGCGAGGGTAAATCGACTTTGGCCAAGATTTTAATGGGCGAGCATCCCAAAACAAGGGGCGAATACGCGTTGGGGCACAACGTAAAGATTGGCTATTTTGCCCAAAACGAAGCCGATGTGATGGACGGAAATATTACCGTCTACGATACCCTAGAGCACGTTGCTGTGGGAGATATTCGTACCCGTTTGCGCGATATTTTGGGAGCATTCCTATTTCGTGGCGAGGAGGCCGATAAGAAGGTAATGGTGCTTTCGGGAGGCGAACGGTCGCGATTGGCTATGGCTCGGCTAATGCTCGAGCCTCACAACCTGCTGATTCTCGACGAGCCCACCAACCACATGGACATGCGCTCGAAGGATATTCTAAAGCAGTCGTTATTGGACTACGATGGCACGCTGCTGGTGGTATCGCACGACCGCGAATTCCTCGATGGGCTGGTGAGCAAGGTGTACGAGTTTCGCGATGGGGTGGTAAAAGAGCACCTCGGGGGCATTCAGGAGTTTCTCTCCAAGCGTAAGATGGAGCGCCTGCAGGAGCTGGAGCGCAAGGCAACGCCGCTGCAGTCGGGCAAGAACGACGGTGGCGTATCAGATGGTAAGCAGTCGTACCTCGAAAAGAAGGAGCTCGACCGCCAAATTCGCAAGGCCGAAAACCTTGTTGCTAGCATCGAAAAGCAGGTGGAGGAGCTGGAGGAGGCGGTTGCCCGCATGGACGAGATGTTCAGCAACCCATCCGACCATAATATAGACCCTTCCGATCCGGAACTATTTAAGAAGTATAATGCCCTTAAGAAATCCATAGAGGAAAAAATGTACGAGTGGGAGATAGCCCACGAGGAGCTGGAGGGGCTAAAAGGATAG
- a CDS encoding helix-turn-helix domain-containing protein yields MLKLNVARALKLKGIDDVTSYLKKLGYQRTKAYNISNGRHRMVELADMEHLCLHLRCTPNDLLEWTPTKPTDDMAEHPLQAIRRKDSAVALVELVQSLPVEDMAEVERFILERHKGQQPST; encoded by the coding sequence ATGCTAAAGTTAAACGTAGCCCGTGCGCTAAAGCTTAAGGGGATTGACGATGTTACCAGCTACCTTAAAAAGCTAGGTTACCAACGCACAAAGGCCTACAACATATCCAACGGCAGGCATCGAATGGTGGAGCTGGCCGACATGGAGCATCTTTGCCTGCATCTCCGCTGTACGCCCAACGACCTACTGGAGTGGACGCCCACCAAGCCTACCGACGATATGGCCGAACATCCGCTGCAGGCCATCCGCCGAAAGGATAGCGCGGTGGCCCTGGTGGAGCTCGTGCAGAGCCTGCCTGTGGAGGATATGGCAGAGGTGGAGCGCTTCATCCTAGAGCGGCACAAGGGGCAACAGCCATCAACGTAA
- a CDS encoding Dabb family protein, whose amino-acid sequence MVKHVVCWKLKSEVNGRSKLQNALEAKERLEGLREVIDEIRYIHVGINAPGTPEGNWDLILESEFTTLRDLEAYAVHPEHLKVVEFIKQITEARICVDYAKG is encoded by the coding sequence ATGGTAAAACACGTTGTTTGCTGGAAACTAAAGAGTGAGGTAAACGGAAGAAGTAAGCTTCAAAATGCGCTCGAAGCAAAAGAACGGCTCGAAGGTTTAAGAGAGGTGATTGATGAGATCCGTTACATCCACGTAGGGATAAACGCCCCTGGCACTCCCGAAGGAAACTGGGATCTGATATTAGAAAGCGAGTTCACCACGCTTCGCGATCTGGAAGCCTACGCCGTGCACCCCGAGCACCTAAAGGTGGTTGAGTTTATAAAGCAAATTACCGAAGCGCGCATCTGCGTGGACTATGCAAAAGGTTAA
- a CDS encoding DUF3078 domain-containing protein, which translates to MQRLTLLTVALMALCAYTSAQEAPKDSIKYGWAVKGEGSIGFSQVALSNWTAGGENTYSLNSIFNINAVRTWSKSIWQNGVNLGYGIQHLESKGTKKVNDQISLNSQFGYKASGHWYYSARANLQTQFANGYDYGVDPKKFTSQFFAPAFLITSLGMEFINKSQTLSILISPISAKYTFVRNDYLSSIGAFGVTPGEHSKSEVGAVVAAKYKKENIIKNVNIETSLQLFSSYNDKPQNIDVNWQMILFMKVNKYLATTLTTNLIYDDNVISKIQFKEILSVGLAYSF; encoded by the coding sequence ATGCAACGATTAACATTACTAACGGTAGCACTGATGGCGCTATGCGCGTACACCAGCGCACAGGAAGCGCCTAAAGATTCCATTAAATATGGATGGGCAGTTAAAGGAGAAGGAAGCATAGGGTTTTCGCAGGTGGCTCTGAGCAACTGGACTGCGGGAGGCGAAAACACCTACTCCCTAAACAGCATCTTCAATATAAACGCTGTTCGTACTTGGAGCAAGTCTATTTGGCAAAATGGAGTAAACCTAGGCTACGGAATTCAGCATCTCGAAAGTAAGGGGACAAAAAAGGTGAACGATCAAATTAGCCTCAACTCCCAATTTGGCTATAAGGCGTCGGGCCATTGGTACTACTCGGCACGCGCCAACCTCCAAACGCAATTTGCCAACGGCTACGACTACGGGGTCGATCCAAAAAAGTTTACCTCACAATTCTTTGCTCCAGCGTTTCTGATTACCTCGTTGGGTATGGAGTTTATCAACAAAAGCCAAACGCTCTCCATTCTCATCTCGCCCATATCGGCCAAGTACACCTTTGTGCGCAACGATTACCTCTCGAGCATTGGCGCCTTTGGCGTAACGCCAGGTGAGCATAGCAAATCGGAAGTGGGTGCTGTAGTTGCCGCAAAGTACAAGAAGGAGAATATCATCAAAAACGTAAACATCGAAACATCGCTGCAGCTCTTCTCCAGCTACAACGACAAGCCCCAGAATATCGACGTCAACTGGCAGATGATACTCTTTATGAAGGTAAACAAATATTTGGCCACCACGCTTACTACCAACCTGATTTACGACGATAACGTAATCAGCAAAATTCAGTTTAAGGAGATTTTGAGCGTTGGGCTAGCCTACTCGTTTTAG
- a CDS encoding DUF2062 domain-containing protein: MSVAENNSTMQQEQEPEKMKKSLGVRFREYSLKVKDLMVDPNESDFTKSISISVGVFISIVPAWGLQTLIAVGAAFLFRLNKPLVIAASYLSVPPILGPILVLSMGLGAFFVDKAVHITLATANYDLVMAALHQYIIGSVVLALIAAPVFGILTFGILKIFVRKRA, from the coding sequence ATGAGCGTAGCAGAGAACAACTCTACCATGCAGCAGGAGCAAGAGCCCGAAAAGATGAAGAAATCTCTTGGGGTAAGGTTTAGGGAATACTCCTTAAAGGTAAAAGATTTGATGGTTGACCCCAACGAGAGCGATTTTACGAAAAGTATCTCCATTTCGGTGGGCGTTTTTATTTCGATAGTTCCGGCTTGGGGATTACAGACCTTAATTGCTGTTGGTGCGGCTTTTCTGTTTAGGTTAAACAAGCCGCTGGTTATTGCGGCTAGCTATTTGAGCGTTCCGCCGATACTTGGCCCAATTTTGGTTTTAAGCATGGGGCTAGGGGCTTTTTTTGTAGATAAGGCGGTGCATATAACGTTAGCAACAGCCAACTACGATTTGGTAATGGCTGCGCTGCATCAGTACATAATAGGAAGCGTGGTGCTTGCGCTGATTGCTGCTCCCGTTTTTGGAATTCTAACCTTTGGAATTCTCAAGATATTTGTAAGAAAGCGAGCCTAG
- a CDS encoding tetratricopeptide repeat protein, producing the protein MKALQILVSTLLFFSSTTLFAQREEYNRAIINDDREAIIRFGEQLLSTGQPSKKVYSRLALAYKDKNSYSKSIDYLNRAYLLDSNDVKTSLLLSEVYLAKGEEDKALLSLQKVNELDSNNTQALSLMLKFYLSSRNMQSALFFARRLCAIDSSNASYFRNLGRVYESNNESKNALPAYIKAVQLDSSNIGTVLLLSSAQIANNKYTESIATAQMGLAQLPDKNSRLAILLRRNIANAHYRNEEIDSCLTYIKNLINDGDSTETYCDKLGGFASFKKGFYLDASEYLQRVYNKSVDMDSLMFEIPYYLGKSYYEVNDNKNALRYIAKAIDNLKPDHTKLFMGYIEYGNIFEKTRRFSDAIESFNKAKEYDPESTIPYYSISDIYSNEFKEFPKGINELKSFLRKVDEKRKMGKTISPELESSYSSVKKKVERDNEYFFFEVGTDGKKQAYKTKVNSKGEIIEKKPLSPKKVN; encoded by the coding sequence ATGAAAGCATTACAAATCTTAGTATCAACACTTCTATTCTTTAGCAGCACTACCCTCTTCGCACAACGCGAGGAGTACAACCGCGCCATCATAAACGACGATAGAGAGGCCATAATCAGGTTTGGCGAACAGCTGCTGTCAACTGGACAACCATCTAAAAAGGTGTACAGTCGTTTGGCGCTTGCCTACAAGGACAAGAACAGCTACAGCAAAAGCATCGACTACCTCAACCGAGCCTACCTACTCGACTCTAACGATGTGAAAACATCCCTGCTGCTTAGCGAAGTTTACCTCGCCAAAGGCGAGGAGGACAAGGCTCTGCTCTCCCTACAAAAAGTTAACGAGCTCGACTCCAACAATACGCAAGCCCTTAGCCTGATGCTAAAATTTTATCTTAGCAGTAGAAACATGCAAAGCGCCCTCTTTTTTGCTCGTAGACTTTGCGCTATAGATAGCAGCAACGCATCCTACTTCCGAAATCTAGGACGCGTATACGAATCTAACAACGAATCAAAAAATGCGCTTCCGGCCTACATAAAGGCAGTTCAGCTCGACTCTTCCAATATCGGAACAGTGCTTCTCCTTTCCAGCGCGCAAATAGCGAATAACAAATACACTGAAAGTATTGCTACTGCCCAAATGGGGCTTGCACAGCTTCCCGACAAAAACTCACGCCTAGCAATTCTACTCCGCCGCAATATTGCCAACGCCCATTACAGAAATGAGGAGATTGACTCGTGCCTTACCTACATAAAGAATCTAATAAACGACGGTGATAGCACCGAAACTTACTGCGACAAGCTGGGCGGCTTTGCCAGCTTCAAAAAAGGATTTTATCTCGATGCTTCGGAATATTTACAGCGGGTTTACAACAAAAGCGTAGATATGGATAGCTTAATGTTCGAAATCCCCTACTATCTAGGCAAGTCGTACTACGAAGTTAACGATAATAAAAACGCATTAAGATATATTGCCAAGGCCATCGACAACTTAAAGCCCGATCACACCAAGCTATTTATGGGCTATATCGAGTATGGCAACATATTCGAAAAAACTCGAAGATTTTCAGATGCCATAGAGAGCTTCAACAAGGCCAAAGAGTACGATCCAGAAAGCACAATCCCTTACTATAGCATTTCCGATATCTATAGCAACGAATTTAAGGAGTTTCCTAAAGGAATTAACGAGCTGAAAAGTTTCCTTCGAAAGGTTGACGAAAAACGGAAAATGGGTAAAACCATTTCGCCCGAATTAGAAAGCAGCTACTCCAGCGTAAAGAAAAAAGTTGAACGAGATAACGAATACTTTTTCTTCGAAGTTGGTACCGATGGGAAAAAGCAGGCCTATAAAACAAAGGTGAACAGTAAAGGTGAAATTATAGAGAAAAAGCCCCTCTCCCCTAAAAAAGTCAATTAA
- a CDS encoding M56 family metallopeptidase, translating to MTVEFLIYLGKASLSILLLMLLFKAALSADQTLVRNRFYLVGAIVWSVVVPILTMQQGTSQGNLLPAVVISPTYTINIPELVVTPSSTSANGDWGSTCNIILTVYLTGVAIFLLKMVGSYIRVIYIIATAKNLAIDSYQIKVTRAAISPFAFFGWIVFPEKLIEHRDLTKMLIHERVHSRHWHSLDMLLGEIFTVFQWFNPASWMLKRLIVENHEYTADRAVVDLGIDTYEYQASLVNATVGREVVPVNHFSLILIKKRIKMMNKNRNSAWLRVKGILVPVAFVSALALTSFTVEMGVDKISKNNATSTSNDASTNFTQLASEATLQDDKIYNTAEVMPTFKGKDATLGFREYIVKNLKYPEVALKNGIQGNVYVQFIVEKDGSVSNVNILKGVDPSLDKEAIRVVSQATGWKAGEIKGTPVRISFTFPIHYMLSDWTKVSKKGKGEEAIYLVAEDMPTFNGKEASLGFREYVGAKLKYPEEAAKKGIQGTVYVQFIVEASGEVSNVKILRGTDPSLNQEAIRIVKNSPKWDPGKQKGKPVRVSFTFPIKFKFDGAPESTQTSEDLSKVLKIVNGKEYTGDVNNLGTVDKITILKGESAVAKYGEKGKNGVIEMTVVEGTSESKVLTGANIIGKK from the coding sequence ATGACCGTCGAGTTTCTAATATACTTAGGGAAAGCATCCCTAAGTATACTGCTCCTGATGCTGCTCTTTAAGGCAGCCCTATCGGCCGACCAGACGCTCGTCCGAAACCGATTCTATCTGGTTGGAGCAATCGTTTGGAGCGTAGTGGTTCCCATTCTAACCATGCAGCAGGGAACCTCGCAGGGAAACTTACTTCCGGCGGTGGTCATAAGCCCAACCTACACCATAAATATTCCCGAACTCGTAGTTACCCCCAGCAGCACCAGCGCCAACGGCGATTGGGGCAGCACCTGCAACATTATTCTTACCGTTTACCTTACTGGAGTGGCCATTTTCCTGCTTAAAATGGTAGGCTCGTACATCAGAGTAATCTATATCATTGCAACCGCAAAAAATTTGGCTATCGATAGCTACCAAATAAAGGTGACCCGCGCGGCCATCTCCCCCTTTGCCTTCTTTGGATGGATTGTCTTTCCCGAGAAGCTAATTGAACACCGCGATTTAACCAAGATGCTCATCCACGAGCGCGTTCATAGCCGGCATTGGCACTCGTTGGATATGCTTTTAGGCGAAATATTTACGGTGTTCCAATGGTTTAACCCAGCGTCGTGGATGCTTAAGCGGCTAATTGTCGAAAACCACGAGTACACCGCCGACCGAGCGGTTGTCGATCTCGGAATCGACACGTACGAGTATCAAGCCTCGCTGGTAAACGCCACGGTAGGGAGAGAGGTGGTTCCGGTAAACCATTTCAGCTTAATCCTTATTAAAAAACGCATCAAGATGATGAACAAAAATCGTAATTCAGCATGGTTACGAGTAAAAGGAATACTCGTTCCAGTAGCATTCGTATCGGCACTCGCGCTTACCTCGTTTACCGTGGAAATGGGGGTTGATAAGATATCGAAAAATAACGCAACCTCAACTTCGAACGATGCATCCACCAATTTTACTCAATTAGCAAGTGAAGCAACACTTCAGGATGATAAGATCTACAATACTGCTGAAGTGATGCCCACCTTTAAAGGTAAAGATGCAACTCTAGGCTTCCGAGAGTACATTGTTAAGAACCTTAAATATCCTGAGGTTGCTCTTAAAAACGGCATCCAAGGAAACGTTTACGTACAGTTTATTGTAGAAAAAGATGGCTCTGTTTCCAATGTAAATATTCTAAAAGGAGTTGACCCATCCCTGGATAAGGAGGCCATACGAGTAGTATCTCAAGCAACTGGATGGAAAGCAGGCGAAATAAAAGGAACGCCAGTACGAATTTCCTTCACCTTCCCTATTCACTACATGCTCTCCGATTGGACAAAGGTCTCAAAAAAAGGTAAAGGAGAAGAGGCAATTTACTTAGTTGCCGAGGACATGCCCACCTTCAATGGTAAAGAGGCCAGCTTAGGCTTTAGGGAGTACGTAGGTGCAAAGCTGAAATACCCCGAAGAGGCAGCAAAAAAAGGAATACAAGGAACCGTATATGTACAGTTCATTGTAGAAGCATCAGGTGAAGTTTCTAACGTAAAAATACTCAGAGGCACAGATCCCTCTCTCAACCAAGAGGCCATCCGAATTGTTAAGAATTCTCCCAAATGGGATCCAGGAAAGCAGAAGGGAAAGCCAGTAAGAGTATCGTTTACCTTCCCTATTAAGTTTAAGTTCGACGGGGCTCCCGAATCTACACAAACGAGCGAAGACCTATCAAAGGTTCTCAAAATCGTGAACGGCAAAGAGTACACAGGAGATGTTAACAACCTCGGAACCGTAGATAAAATTACTATTCTAAAAGGAGAAAGTGCCGTTGCAAAGTATGGAGAAAAGGGGAAAAATGGTGTAATTGAAATGACTGTAGTAGAAGGCACCTCAGAATCAAAAGTTCTAACTGGCGCAAACATAATTGGGAAAAAGTAG